Proteins from a single region of Leuconostoc gasicomitatum LMG 18811:
- the dnaB gene encoding replicative DNA helicase, whose amino-acid sequence MDNPGSYEYRQVPQDVDAERAVLGAIFFDVKSDNAMVEANAIIESDDFYRQANQTIFKAMQQLIDEQRPIDMLTLQDKLNSMQQLDNVGGMAYLAEISESSASSANLKHYANIVREKAILRRMIDTLTRSMSLAYDASEPSEDILDALNRNLDGLAENRGDDDFQKIKDVLQEFQANLDNAVENDNDVVGLATGYPELDKLTHGFREDQMVVLGARPAVGKTAFVLNIAKNVAKSEQVPVVVFSLEMGAVDLVTRLVAAEGAIDSNHLTTGKMTQEDWQSLTLAMQSLANMQIYLDDTPGIKINQISAKLRKLEKDIVNDMTSDQRVNNPHPIGMVIIDYLGLIESNNKESRQQAVSEVSRSIKKLAKELHTPILALAQLSRGVEQRTDKRPVLSDLRESGSIEQDADIVAFLYRDDYYRNEGGEDEGNSDPRDEEEAVPIEIILEKNRAGARGTATLMFNKPTFKFSPMAPLFRDDPNAGPNGSTGW is encoded by the coding sequence TATAGGCAAGTACCACAAGATGTTGATGCGGAACGTGCGGTGCTCGGTGCTATTTTTTTCGATGTTAAGTCAGACAATGCCATGGTTGAGGCGAACGCAATTATAGAATCGGATGATTTTTATAGACAAGCGAACCAAACCATTTTTAAAGCTATGCAACAATTAATTGATGAACAGCGGCCAATTGATATGTTGACATTGCAAGACAAGTTAAATAGCATGCAACAACTTGATAATGTTGGTGGCATGGCGTATTTAGCAGAAATATCTGAATCATCTGCTTCTTCTGCCAACCTTAAACATTATGCTAACATTGTGCGTGAAAAAGCGATCTTGCGTCGTATGATTGATACATTAACAAGAAGTATGTCATTAGCATACGATGCGTCAGAACCAAGTGAAGATATTTTAGATGCACTTAATCGTAACTTAGACGGCCTAGCTGAAAATCGTGGGGATGACGATTTTCAAAAAATCAAAGATGTTTTGCAAGAATTTCAAGCTAATTTAGATAATGCCGTTGAAAATGATAACGATGTGGTTGGATTAGCAACGGGTTATCCAGAACTTGATAAACTAACACATGGCTTTAGAGAAGATCAGATGGTTGTGCTTGGCGCTCGGCCTGCTGTTGGTAAAACGGCATTTGTTTTGAATATTGCAAAAAATGTTGCTAAATCTGAACAAGTACCGGTAGTCGTGTTTAGTTTAGAAATGGGCGCTGTAGACTTGGTGACGCGTTTAGTAGCTGCGGAAGGTGCCATTGATTCTAACCATTTAACAACAGGTAAAATGACACAAGAAGATTGGCAATCATTGACGTTGGCAATGCAATCTTTAGCTAATATGCAAATTTATCTTGACGATACACCGGGTATTAAAATTAATCAAATTAGTGCCAAATTACGTAAATTGGAAAAAGATATCGTTAATGATATGACATCAGATCAACGCGTTAATAATCCACATCCAATAGGCATGGTTATTATTGATTATCTTGGTTTGATTGAATCTAATAACAAAGAAAGTCGGCAACAGGCCGTTTCGGAAGTTTCACGATCAATTAAAAAGCTTGCAAAAGAATTACATACACCTATTTTGGCTTTAGCACAGTTGAGTCGTGGCGTTGAACAGCGAACCGATAAACGACCAGTGTTGTCTGATTTACGTGAGTCTGGTTCAATTGAACAAGATGCTGATATCGTTGCCTTCTTATATCGAGATGATTATTATCGTAATGAGGGTGGCGAAGATGAAGGTAACAGTGATCCGAGAGATGAAGAAGAAGCTGTACCCATTGAAATAATTTTAGAAAAAAACCGTGCGGGAGCACGTGGTACAGCAACGTTAATGTTTAATAAACCAACATTTAAATTTAGTCCAATGGCACCATTGTTTCGAGATGATCCTAATGCTGGACCTAATGGCAGTACTGGCTGGTAA
- a CDS encoding metalloprotease family protein — MINILISHIIWWFIVPVMSAYLMSLVSSFFTNLAIRHTSYKLVAIIGFWGVVIHELSHLLVALIFHHKITHFKLWQITDDGVLGYVNHTYNTQSFYQRLGNVFIGLAPIFVLTIIFFILTQLTYDSFWSIFGIMFFLPSFILGFNLSKADWLNFWYGVPFYLISIIIVSAIEFAIKNIPILF; from the coding sequence ATGATTAATATTTTAATTTCTCATATCATCTGGTGGTTTATTGTCCCTGTTATGAGCGCCTACCTGATGAGTCTAGTATCTTCATTCTTCACAAATTTAGCAATACGTCACACCTCTTATAAGTTGGTTGCAATTATTGGCTTTTGGGGCGTCGTTATTCATGAATTAAGTCATTTACTCGTTGCCCTGATTTTTCACCATAAAATTACTCACTTTAAATTATGGCAAATAACTGATGATGGTGTCTTGGGTTATGTTAACCATACCTATAATACTCAAAGCTTTTATCAACGTTTAGGTAACGTTTTTATAGGTTTAGCACCTATATTTGTTTTGACCATTATTTTTTTCATTCTAACTCAATTGACTTATGACTCATTTTGGTCCATTTTTGGTATCATGTTTTTTCTACCCAGTTTTATTTTAGGATTCAATCTTTCTAAAGCTGACTGGCTCAATTTTTGGTACGGTGTGCCTTTCTATCTCATCAGCATTATTATAGTTTCAGCAATTGAATTTGCAATCAAAAATATACCTATTCTTTTTTAA